Proteins encoded in a region of the Mucilaginibacter sabulilitoris genome:
- a CDS encoding transketolase, with protein sequence MESKNPQYHETEAIALKVREHIVRMSTAGGCFTGASLSAVDLVVYLYTEFLNVTPFNLNDPNRDYLFLSKGHDVPALYGTLAELGFIQKERLEKHLSLDDYIYWHPNTNIPGIEFHSGSLGHLPSVALGVAMDLKICGSSNKVICIMGDGELNEGSCWESVLVANAYGLDNLIFVIDRNHFQANMRTEDLIPLEPLAQKFESFGAAVKRVNGHDFAELDKAFKSYPFQKGKLNVVIADTVRGKGLPSIEERADRWFCNFSAGEIDELLLELHGTHTTSLTSETLIVR encoded by the coding sequence GTGGAAAGTAAAAACCCCCAATACCACGAAACCGAAGCTATAGCCCTTAAAGTAAGGGAGCATATTGTTCGCATGTCAACAGCAGGTGGCTGTTTCACCGGCGCGTCTCTTTCAGCGGTTGATTTGGTTGTTTACCTGTATACCGAATTTCTGAATGTTACTCCGTTCAATTTAAACGATCCCAACCGCGATTATCTATTCCTTTCAAAGGGCCACGATGTACCTGCTTTGTATGGAACGTTAGCTGAACTCGGTTTTATTCAAAAGGAAAGACTTGAAAAGCACCTTTCATTGGACGATTATATCTATTGGCACCCGAATACCAACATTCCCGGAATTGAATTTCACTCGGGTTCATTAGGTCATTTACCCTCGGTGGCATTAGGCGTTGCCATGGATCTGAAGATCTGCGGCAGCAGCAATAAAGTGATATGCATTATGGGCGACGGCGAACTTAACGAAGGTTCTTGTTGGGAATCTGTGCTGGTAGCCAATGCTTATGGTCTGGACAACCTGATCTTTGTGATAGACCGTAATCATTTCCAGGCCAATATGCGTACCGAAGATCTTATACCCCTCGAACCGCTTGCGCAAAAGTTCGAATCATTCGGAGCCGCCGTTAAACGCGTTAACGGACACGATTTTGCTGAACTTGATAAAGCTTTCAAATCATATCCATTTCAAAAAGGCAAGCTAAATGTAGTTATTGCCGATACCGTTCGTGGCAAAGGATTGCCAAGTATAGAAGAACGGGCAGATCGCTGGTTCTGCAATTTTTCAGCCGGCGAAATTGATGAGCTACTGCTTGAGCTGCACGGCACACATACTACATCATTAACATCAGAAACTTTAATTGTCAGATAA
- a CDS encoding SDR family oxidoreductase: MELFSLKGKTAIVTGALGLIGKKHCEALVMAGANVVVADMDEKKAEAFAASLGESHGGLKIDVTSKHAIEVACDKILTRYGSIDILVNNAAINDMFENPALAKELSAFENYPLESFQQSLNVNITGVFLCSQVFGSVMAEQRSGSIINVASTYGMVGPDQSIYKNALGEQDFYKSAAYPVTKGAVVNFTRFLAAYWGSKGVRVNTLSPGGVENNQSEFFIQNYSFKTPLGRMAKANEYQGALIFLASDASAYMTGANLVVDGGWTAI; the protein is encoded by the coding sequence ATGGAATTATTTTCTTTAAAGGGCAAAACAGCTATTGTTACTGGCGCTCTGGGTTTAATTGGTAAAAAGCATTGTGAAGCCCTGGTTATGGCAGGCGCCAATGTAGTAGTTGCCGATATGGATGAAAAAAAAGCTGAAGCATTTGCGGCAAGTTTAGGCGAAAGTCATGGCGGTTTAAAAATTGATGTGACCAGTAAACATGCGATTGAAGTAGCCTGTGACAAGATTTTAACCCGCTACGGGAGTATCGATATTTTGGTAAATAATGCCGCCATTAACGATATGTTCGAAAATCCAGCGTTAGCAAAGGAACTGTCAGCCTTTGAAAACTATCCGCTCGAATCGTTTCAGCAGTCGCTTAATGTAAACATAACTGGCGTGTTTTTATGTTCGCAAGTTTTTGGAAGCGTAATGGCCGAACAACGTTCGGGCAGCATCATCAACGTCGCATCAACTTATGGCATGGTGGGTCCTGACCAATCCATCTATAAAAACGCACTTGGTGAACAGGATTTTTATAAATCGGCAGCTTACCCGGTAACCAAAGGAGCCGTCGTAAATTTCACACGCTTTTTAGCCGCTTACTGGGGTAGCAAAGGAGTTAGGGTTAATACACTTTCGCCGGGTGGAGTTGAGAATAATCAGAGCGAATTTTTTATACAAAATTACTCTTTTAAAACCCCACTGGGGCGCATGGCGAAAGCCAATGAATACCAGGGAGCTTTAATATTCCTGGCAAGTGATGCATCGGCCTATATGACCGGAGCCAACCTGGTGGTTGATGGCGGGTGGACAGCTATATAA
- a CDS encoding flavin monoamine oxidase family protein yields MTDIKRRVFIKSTLLVGVSTVLTPQLIQATENTDIKSKSSKMPLSAGAKKVIIAGAGITGLCCAYELMKAGHDVVVLEASGRYGGHVFTGRDGLSDGLYADFGADHITKPGYERFFEYADEFKLKVIPYPHAEGSEAAPDSHSQKMIAGKFYTPDMLKDPAVLAKFGFNEKEIKFLSQNPMYALRDFYLKPYLGKFTDPYQPFGVGYDDYDNIPIAEIYKKEGASPGALRFLGGSTTNALYVLWRSAIMNFRGIPSSEGDTYHLKEGNEQLPIAFAKRLGARVKLNHPVTAIKHDATGVTVSCKPYGTDKIEEIRADVLVNCITLPIFKNIPVSPPLSPAKQYVVNRMGYSSHPFCVFEASTKFWLDDGFKSINMEFEHPDISSIWEETNEVDTSRVILKAFCPGGVSPERVLAAFRAVYPGKHDTIEQALIFDWTKDKFAPACEMQPFPIGTMHKFWPQIMMPEGRIYFAGTYADNMSRGMESCIRSAQRVAQEIDKL; encoded by the coding sequence ATGACAGACATAAAAAGAAGGGTATTTATTAAAAGCACGCTATTGGTAGGTGTCAGTACCGTTTTAACTCCACAGCTTATACAAGCAACGGAAAACACAGACATTAAAAGTAAGTCCTCTAAAATGCCCTTATCCGCAGGCGCTAAAAAGGTTATAATTGCAGGTGCAGGCATTACAGGTTTGTGTTGTGCTTATGAGTTAATGAAGGCAGGTCATGACGTAGTTGTGCTGGAGGCCAGCGGAAGATATGGTGGGCATGTGTTTACTGGTCGAGATGGTTTGTCAGATGGTTTGTATGCTGATTTTGGTGCCGATCATATCACTAAACCGGGTTACGAACGCTTTTTTGAATATGCTGACGAGTTTAAACTAAAGGTGATCCCATATCCGCATGCGGAAGGTTCTGAAGCTGCCCCCGATAGTCATTCACAAAAAATGATAGCGGGTAAGTTTTATACGCCTGATATGCTTAAAGACCCAGCGGTGCTTGCTAAGTTCGGGTTTAACGAAAAAGAAATAAAGTTCTTATCACAAAACCCCATGTATGCGCTGCGTGATTTCTACTTAAAGCCATACCTGGGTAAGTTTACCGATCCGTACCAGCCGTTTGGGGTGGGCTATGATGATTATGATAATATCCCAATCGCAGAGATATATAAAAAAGAAGGGGCTTCGCCGGGAGCCCTGCGGTTTTTGGGTGGCAGTACCACCAATGCCTTATATGTGCTCTGGCGGTCCGCAATCATGAATTTCAGAGGTATTCCATCATCAGAGGGCGATACTTATCACCTTAAAGAGGGTAACGAGCAGTTACCCATAGCTTTTGCCAAGCGTTTGGGTGCGCGCGTAAAGTTAAATCACCCGGTTACTGCCATTAAGCATGATGCTACTGGCGTAACCGTTTCCTGTAAGCCCTATGGTACTGATAAAATTGAGGAAATACGGGCCGATGTACTTGTAAACTGTATCACACTGCCCATATTTAAAAATATTCCGGTAAGCCCTCCATTATCGCCGGCTAAACAGTATGTGGTTAACCGCATGGGGTATTCATCACATCCTTTTTGTGTTTTTGAGGCCAGTACCAAATTTTGGCTCGATGATGGTTTTAAAAGTATCAATATGGAGTTTGAGCATCCTGATATATCATCCATTTGGGAAGAAACCAATGAGGTAGATACCAGCCGTGTTATTTTAAAGGCGTTTTGCCCCGGCGGGGTTTCACCAGAGCGTGTTTTAGCTGCTTTTCGCGCGGTTTACCCGGGCAAACATGATACGATTGAACAGGCGTTAATTTTTGACTGGACGAAAGATAAATTTGCTCCCGCCTGCGAAATGCAGCCATTCCCGATAGGTACCATGCATAAGTTCTGGCCACAAATTATGATGCCGGAGGGCCGCATATATTTTGCCGGAACTTATGCCGATAATATGAGCCGCGGCATGGAATCTTGTATCCGCTCGGCACAACGGGTGGCGCAGGAAATCGATAAGCTTTAA
- a CDS encoding sterol desaturase family protein, translated as MSQDKLLTVTTTILALWIILIITWERLSPYRKGLSFFREGFWIDLVWYTLIQSYFLKILIFDYLIAPVQHNFNWSAIQFVKDWPIAVQVLFFLVTHDLYIYLFHRFQHSNKVFWRIHEAHHSGKEVDFLSGSRSHIVEIIINQTIEFAPIILLGADPAVVPIKAMLDAMFGMFIHANVNVKLGKLKYIINTPELHLWHHANYQEVFHANFATKFAVWDHLFGSAYDPGHPPGDKPENWGLGYEYPKDYFLQHAFSVKRFDENKLLKYKWFKRYYNLRPALLSALFKFWKKDNSQVNITHQPEILKTTLTPHQQEEILQ; from the coding sequence ATGTCACAGGATAAATTGCTTACTGTTACTACCACGATACTCGCTCTGTGGATAATATTGATCATTACCTGGGAGCGTTTATCGCCCTATCGAAAAGGCCTGTCGTTTTTCAGGGAAGGTTTCTGGATTGACTTGGTTTGGTACACCCTTATTCAAAGTTACTTTTTAAAGATCCTGATATTTGATTACCTGATAGCACCTGTTCAACACAATTTTAACTGGTCGGCTATTCAATTTGTAAAAGACTGGCCAATAGCCGTACAAGTGCTGTTTTTCCTTGTTACGCACGATCTGTACATTTATTTATTCCACCGGTTTCAGCATAGCAATAAAGTATTCTGGCGTATCCATGAGGCACACCATTCGGGCAAGGAAGTGGATTTTTTATCCGGTTCGCGCTCACACATTGTAGAGATCATTATCAATCAAACGATTGAATTTGCACCTATCATTTTGCTTGGCGCCGATCCGGCCGTAGTGCCCATTAAGGCCATGCTCGATGCCATGTTCGGTATGTTTATACATGCCAATGTCAATGTAAAGCTGGGTAAGTTAAAGTATATCATAAACACACCCGAATTGCATTTATGGCATCATGCCAACTACCAGGAAGTTTTCCATGCTAACTTTGCCACCAAATTTGCCGTTTGGGACCACCTGTTTGGTTCGGCCTATGACCCCGGTCATCCCCCCGGTGATAAGCCCGAAAACTGGGGACTTGGTTACGAATATCCTAAAGATTACTTTTTGCAGCATGCTTTTTCGGTAAAGCGCTTTGATGAAAACAAACTATTAAAATACAAATGGTTTAAGCGTTACTACAATTTAAGGCCTGCCCTGCTTTCGGCCCTGTTTAAGTTTTGGAAAAAGGATAATTCACAAGTAAATATTACTCATCAACCCGAAATATTAAAAACAACATTAACACCTCATCAGCAAGAAGAAATTTTGCAATAA
- a CDS encoding MFS transporter: protein MKNQATHAGNKTTLPFIFIVGTTSLAFVVSQLDVSIVNIALPQISRSFSADVSELQWIVDAYTIAFAVLMLSAGGMSDLLGSKRLFQFGLLLFGIASTGCGLAWGPFSLIGFRVLQGIGAAAMIPSSLSILNQSFAHNKDERSRAVALWTAAGGVSIAAGPILGGLLMHISNWRMIFFVNIPLCLAGMLLSIKLKESEKHPNKGFDIPGQLTWMLALTALIAAIIELHHLGYKNPFIYGGLIFSALMFALFLTIEKKAISPILPLDLFKSSNFNVLILMGIVLNGTYYGTVFVLSLYLQDVLHYSSLTAGMAFLPLTAGFIISNLISGKLMAKYGTRIPILAGLTIGTIGFAGLLIAHAGTPYWQLFIPFITIPMGMGLAVPAMTTSILATVTKTRSGTASAVLNTTRQAAGAMGVAVFGAMANGGTKAIVNAITVSSIISAAGIFCVILLIRRYLKTT, encoded by the coding sequence ATGAAGAATCAGGCTACGCATGCAGGCAACAAAACTACACTTCCTTTTATTTTTATAGTCGGCACCACAAGCCTGGCTTTTGTAGTATCGCAACTTGATGTATCTATTGTTAACATTGCCCTGCCACAAATATCCAGGTCATTTTCTGCCGATGTAAGTGAGCTACAATGGATAGTTGATGCTTACACCATTGCCTTTGCAGTATTAATGCTGTCGGCCGGAGGTATGAGCGACCTGCTGGGATCAAAACGTCTTTTTCAGTTTGGATTATTGTTGTTTGGTATAGCCTCAACTGGGTGTGGCCTGGCATGGGGGCCTTTTAGCTTAATAGGGTTTCGTGTATTGCAGGGCATAGGAGCTGCGGCCATGATACCAAGTTCACTATCCATTTTAAACCAAAGTTTTGCTCATAATAAAGACGAGCGAAGCAGAGCTGTTGCATTATGGACAGCCGCCGGCGGGGTATCCATAGCCGCCGGACCTATTCTTGGAGGCTTGCTTATGCACATCAGTAACTGGCGGATGATATTTTTTGTAAACATCCCGCTTTGTTTAGCAGGTATGTTATTAAGTATAAAGCTAAAGGAAAGCGAAAAGCATCCTAATAAAGGTTTCGATATCCCAGGCCAGTTAACCTGGATGCTGGCGCTAACCGCACTTATAGCAGCTATCATTGAGCTGCACCATTTAGGATATAAAAACCCATTCATATATGGCGGACTCATTTTTAGCGCGTTAATGTTTGCGTTGTTCCTGACCATAGAAAAGAAAGCGATATCACCCATACTTCCACTTGACTTGTTTAAATCATCAAATTTCAATGTATTGATATTAATGGGTATTGTGCTGAATGGAACCTATTACGGAACCGTATTTGTTTTAAGTTTGTACTTGCAGGATGTTTTGCATTATTCATCACTTACCGCTGGTATGGCTTTTTTACCACTAACCGCAGGTTTTATCATTTCAAACCTCATTAGCGGCAAGCTCATGGCAAAGTATGGCACACGAATACCTATTTTAGCAGGGTTAACCATAGGCACTATAGGCTTTGCCGGGCTACTGATAGCACATGCAGGCACACCATACTGGCAATTATTTATTCCTTTTATTACCATACCCATGGGCATGGGCCTCGCGGTTCCGGCCATGACGACCAGCATATTGGCGACAGTAACTAAAACACGCTCGGGTACCGCCTCGGCAGTTTTAAACACTACCCGGCAAGCAGCTGGTGCAATGGGAGTGGCTGTATTTGGCGCAATGGCCAATGGAGGTACTAAAGCCATAGTAAATGCTATAACAGTAAGTTCCATTATTTCGGCAGCAGGCATATTTTGCGTTATTTTATTAATTCGCAGATACCTGAAAACAACTTAA
- a CDS encoding DMT family transporter, giving the protein MAWIYIIIAAVFETAWTFSVKYFKLNDLKLLTWHNFYRVDISFPLLAPLLGYIIFGVGNVYFFSLSIKELSTATAYAIWTAATLVFIKIAEMAIFNKTVTWTEAFFISLIMIGIMGLKFQVPHINQVP; this is encoded by the coding sequence TTGGCCTGGATATATATCATCATAGCAGCGGTATTTGAAACCGCATGGACATTTTCAGTTAAGTATTTTAAACTTAATGATCTGAAACTTCTCACGTGGCATAATTTTTACCGGGTTGATATTAGTTTCCCTTTGCTTGCCCCGTTGCTTGGTTATATTATTTTTGGTGTAGGGAATGTTTATTTTTTCTCCCTGTCTATCAAAGAATTATCAACAGCTACTGCCTACGCGATATGGACAGCAGCCACACTTGTTTTCATAAAAATTGCCGAAATGGCCATTTTTAACAAGACGGTTACCTGGACAGAAGCTTTTTTTATTTCCCTGATCATGATAGGCATAATGGGGCTAAAATTCCAGGTCCCGCATATAAACCAGGTGCCGTGA
- a CDS encoding transketolase family protein — protein sequence MTYEELLTATALNDEQVIVMTAENRALVRNLPAVLGKRFIDTGITEQTMIGAAAGLALRNRIPVVHALAAFLTMRSFEFVRTDLGIANLPVKLSGFIPGFLSDANGPTHQAIEDISIMRGIPNVTVFAPADEDDLVKMLPQIWQSPNPAYIRINTRKTGYEHEPFELGKAEVICTGSNVTILTYGLMFEQALIAVDILKSEGFSVGLVNMRSLKPVDEEVILKTVATSNLIVTLEDHFLTGGLYTIVAEVLLKHQLTAKVLPIALNEKWFKPALLPDVLQHTGFTGKQIAERILGYQTMHLQPSVLTHAFSE from the coding sequence ATGACTTACGAAGAATTATTAACCGCAACAGCCCTGAACGATGAACAGGTAATAGTGATGACTGCCGAGAACCGCGCATTGGTGCGTAATCTGCCCGCTGTTTTGGGTAAACGTTTTATTGATACCGGTATTACCGAACAAACCATGATTGGTGCAGCGGCTGGTTTGGCATTGCGCAACCGTATACCTGTTGTGCATGCACTTGCCGCATTTTTAACTATGCGGTCGTTTGAATTTGTGCGTACCGACTTGGGTATTGCCAATTTACCGGTTAAACTCAGTGGTTTTATACCCGGCTTTTTATCGGATGCTAATGGCCCTACCCACCAGGCTATTGAAGATATTTCTATTATGCGCGGAATACCTAATGTAACCGTGTTTGCCCCGGCCGATGAAGATGATCTTGTAAAAATGCTCCCGCAGATATGGCAATCGCCCAACCCGGCTTATATACGCATTAATACCCGCAAAACCGGTTACGAGCATGAACCTTTTGAATTGGGAAAAGCAGAAGTAATATGTACCGGCAGTAATGTAACTATTCTTACATACGGCTTAATGTTCGAGCAGGCCCTTATAGCTGTGGATATATTAAAAAGTGAAGGTTTTTCGGTAGGACTGGTTAATATGCGCAGCCTTAAACCTGTTGATGAAGAGGTTATTCTGAAAACAGTTGCCACCAGTAATCTGATAGTTACACTTGAAGATCATTTTTTAACGGGTGGGTTATATACTATAGTTGCCGAAGTGTTACTAAAGCATCAATTAACAGCAAAAGTGCTGCCTATTGCTTTGAATGAAAAATGGTTTAAACCGGCATTACTGCCCGATGTATTGCAACATACAGGCTTTACCGGAAAACAAATAGCCGAAAGAATATTAGGCTATCAAACCATGCACCTGCAACCATCTGTTTTAACACACGCATTTTCAGAATAA
- a CDS encoding aminotransferase class III-fold pyridoxal phosphate-dependent enzyme — protein sequence MANKIQLTNNYPDITESDKLFERALKVQKPVTQTLAKGPGQFSKGVSPKYLVKGKGSHVWDADGNEYIDFNAAIGPVSLGYAYPAVDEAIRRQLNDGITFSLMHPLEVELSELVQQVIPNAEAVKIAKTGADVCSAAIRLARAFTGRDKVFCCGYHGWHDWYIGITSRNAGIPEAIQELTYTFEYNDIESIKAALDETVAVLILEPFIFEAPKPGFLEQLAEVCRENGTLLIFDEMWTGFRIALGGAQEYFNVKADLAVFSKACANGMPIALLTGRADVMELLNSEVFSYTTFGGEALSLAACVTTINELRDKNVPQYLDQNGALLKDGYNQLAISMGMNQYTRCIGYNCRSMVTFTPEAGNALELKTLMQQEMIKRGVLWAGFHNMCYSHTTEDIDYTLLAYRDVLPIVKEAILSGDIKSYLKGEVLEAVFRKVSNYNIKPKAAAL from the coding sequence ATGGCTAATAAAATACAACTTACCAATAACTATCCCGATATAACCGAGTCTGACAAATTATTTGAACGGGCTTTAAAAGTACAAAAACCGGTTACTCAAACTTTGGCCAAAGGTCCCGGCCAGTTCAGTAAAGGAGTGTCTCCCAAATACCTGGTAAAAGGTAAAGGATCACATGTTTGGGATGCCGACGGGAATGAATATATAGATTTTAACGCCGCCATAGGACCTGTTTCTTTGGGCTATGCCTATCCTGCTGTTGACGAGGCAATCCGCAGGCAATTAAATGATGGTATTACTTTTTCATTAATGCATCCGCTTGAGGTAGAATTATCAGAGTTGGTACAGCAGGTAATTCCAAACGCCGAGGCAGTTAAAATAGCCAAAACAGGCGCAGATGTTTGCTCGGCAGCTATTCGTCTTGCCCGTGCGTTTACCGGCCGCGACAAGGTATTTTGCTGCGGTTATCATGGCTGGCACGATTGGTATATAGGTATAACCAGTCGCAACGCCGGCATCCCCGAAGCCATACAGGAACTTACCTATACTTTTGAGTATAACGATATCGAGTCAATAAAAGCAGCGCTTGATGAAACAGTTGCCGTGCTGATCCTGGAACCTTTTATATTTGAGGCTCCTAAACCGGGCTTTTTAGAACAATTAGCCGAAGTATGCCGCGAAAATGGCACATTACTGATTTTTGATGAAATGTGGACTGGATTTCGCATTGCTTTGGGCGGGGCACAGGAATATTTTAATGTAAAGGCCGATCTGGCCGTTTTCTCAAAAGCGTGTGCCAATGGCATGCCCATAGCCCTGCTCACCGGTCGCGCTGATGTAATGGAACTACTCAATTCAGAAGTATTTAGCTATACCACATTTGGCGGCGAGGCATTATCATTAGCAGCCTGCGTAACAACTATCAACGAGCTTCGTGATAAAAATGTGCCACAGTACCTTGATCAAAACGGGGCGCTTTTAAAAGATGGTTATAATCAATTGGCCATATCAATGGGAATGAATCAGTACACACGTTGCATTGGTTACAATTGCCGCAGCATGGTAACTTTCACCCCTGAGGCTGGCAATGCCCTCGAACTAAAGACACTGATGCAGCAGGAAATGATAAAGCGCGGCGTACTTTGGGCCGGTTTTCACAATATGTGCTACAGTCATACTACCGAGGACATTGATTATACGCTTTTAGCTTACCGGGATGTATTGCCAATTGTAAAAGAAGCCATTTTAAGCGGCGATATCAAAAGCTATTTAAAAGGTGAAGTACTGGAAGCTGTGTTTCGTAAAGTGAGCAATTATAACATAAAGCCAAAAGCTGCTGCTTTATAA
- the chrA gene encoding chromate efflux transporter, giving the protein MKDITKVQQPSFKEALKFWFKLGWISFGGTAGHIAIMHDYLVDKKKWISNSRFLHALSHCMILPGPEAQQLAIYIGWQLHGKRGGLVAGILFVLPSMFILLGLSIIYVLFGNLPFISAMFNGLKPAVIALIIIALFKIAQKALRGPLHFMVAAIAFACMFFFNVSLLLIMGCTIVLAFFIRYLKPSLFHNKKTEETIDQEDGYYINKYSTKPQNSSKIKPLIKLVATALFLWLIPFVLFNLFTDDFHFWDSLALFFTKTAFVTIGGSYTVIPYVAQFSVLKLNWLTNLQMTDGFALAETTPGPLIIVLAFVGFMAGYNHFSGSLLMGTIGLLASTFYTFLPCFLFVFAGAPIVEKTQGNPVVEGILGLITAVVVGAILNLTIFLGENVIFPGGIEIKNLDIVSLGWVIVSLILIKKFRMNVIYLVILSILFGLAHYLMGMFWDDISNYVRPEM; this is encoded by the coding sequence ATGAAAGATATAACCAAAGTACAGCAACCCTCATTTAAAGAAGCATTAAAATTCTGGTTCAAATTAGGATGGATAAGTTTTGGCGGAACGGCCGGACATATTGCCATTATGCATGATTATCTGGTTGATAAAAAGAAATGGATCAGTAACAGCCGCTTTCTTCACGCGCTAAGCCATTGCATGATTCTACCCGGTCCGGAGGCACAGCAACTGGCTATTTATATTGGATGGCAATTACATGGAAAAAGGGGCGGGCTTGTCGCTGGTATCTTGTTTGTGCTTCCTTCTATGTTTATTTTATTGGGCCTTAGTATCATTTATGTATTGTTTGGGAACCTGCCATTTATCTCGGCCATGTTCAACGGGTTAAAGCCGGCTGTAATTGCGCTTATTATCATCGCCTTATTTAAAATAGCGCAAAAAGCTTTACGTGGGCCATTGCATTTTATGGTTGCCGCAATCGCTTTCGCCTGTATGTTCTTTTTTAATGTGTCGTTGCTTTTGATTATGGGGTGTACCATCGTTTTGGCGTTCTTTATCAGATACCTGAAACCATCTTTATTTCATAACAAAAAAACAGAAGAGACAATTGACCAGGAGGATGGCTATTATATTAACAAATACTCTACAAAACCCCAAAACAGCTCTAAAATTAAGCCTTTAATAAAACTGGTTGCTACAGCATTATTTTTATGGCTGATCCCTTTTGTACTATTTAATTTATTTACTGATGATTTTCATTTTTGGGATAGCCTGGCATTGTTTTTTACCAAAACGGCCTTTGTTACTATAGGTGGTTCATATACAGTAATACCCTACGTTGCACAGTTTAGTGTTTTAAAATTGAACTGGCTCACTAACTTACAAATGACAGATGGCTTCGCCCTGGCCGAAACTACTCCAGGCCCTTTGATTATCGTGCTTGCATTTGTGGGTTTTATGGCCGGCTATAATCATTTCAGCGGCTCATTACTTATGGGAACGATTGGTCTTTTGGCCAGCACTTTTTATACTTTTTTGCCATGCTTCCTATTTGTTTTCGCAGGTGCGCCCATTGTTGAAAAAACACAGGGTAATCCTGTTGTAGAGGGCATTCTTGGATTAATTACCGCTGTTGTTGTGGGCGCCATCCTGAACCTTACAATTTTTCTTGGCGAAAATGTCATATTTCCGGGAGGAATAGAGATAAAGAACCTCGACATTGTTTCGCTCGGATGGGTGATAGTATCGCTTATACTCATAAAAAAATTCAGGATGAATGTAATTTACCTTGTTATTTTGAGCATACTGTTTGGCCTTGCCCATTACCTTATGGGAATGTTTTGGGATGACATTTCTAATTATGTAAGACCGGAGATGTAA
- a CDS encoding SRPBCC family protein, translated as MLKPVQISHYFPVSATQVFDAWLNPEVIKLWMFKSPTNRIVSVKIERWVGGSFSVLELSGDEEIDHYGEYKEITGLRHLGFSLEVPKHFPGVTHVDIHFEPEADGCKLTLTQTGVPAKITEGPWTEMLNNLEALLMQKSQ; from the coding sequence ATGTTAAAGCCTGTTCAGATAAGTCATTACTTTCCGGTATCGGCTACGCAGGTTTTTGACGCCTGGTTAAATCCAGAGGTGATTAAATTATGGATGTTTAAAAGTCCCACAAACCGAATTGTAAGTGTAAAAATTGAACGTTGGGTTGGCGGCAGTTTCTCTGTTTTGGAGTTGAGCGGAGATGAGGAAATTGATCATTATGGCGAATACAAAGAAATAACAGGCCTCCGGCATCTGGGCTTTTCATTAGAGGTTCCGAAGCATTTTCCAGGAGTTACTCATGTTGATATACATTTTGAACCCGAAGCTGATGGATGCAAACTCACATTAACCCAAACGGGCGTTCCCGCCAAAATAACAGAAGGGCCCTGGACCGAAATGCTCAATAATTTAGAAGCCCTGCTTATGCAGAAAAGTCAATAA